A region from the Pseudopipra pipra isolate bDixPip1 chromosome 8, bDixPip1.hap1, whole genome shotgun sequence genome encodes:
- the LOC135418155 gene encoding solute carrier family 2, facilitated glucose transporter member 9-like, which yields MGETSQAAGPGLPSSPSPSPPSPRSACSLSPTVGKGTPRPGGDITGHLTFPLLSVTLLVSFGSSMLYGYNLAVVNSPAVHIKAFYNATWSQRYGHELTPGPLTLLYSLTVSIFALGGLVGSLLVGMLVERYGRNGALSRSALLVLLAGGFMGFSRELGSPEMVIIGRSITGLHSGICLSVVPLYLGEIAPKNLRGFLGLMPSIFICLGVFAAQVLSLPELLGEDRFWPLLLSVVVVPASLQLLLLHCFPESPRYLLIERNDVCGATKALHQFLGTPDVQDVIKEMKEEQRSLSSMEMVSVWQLLRDRSVHWQTLSVVVVNAGMQLSGIDAIWFYTNVIFENVGIPVSQIPYTTVGTGAIEIIAGLIGCFTIEKVGRRPLIITGFCAMGICSAGITVSLLLQAALPWMHYVSIACVVGIIAGFCMGPAGVSFLMTAELFTQSHRPAAYIVGGSLNWLCNFTIGFIFPFLQMSAGAFCYLVFCGVCLLVALYIYFIIPETKNKTFMEISHIFATRRSVLSIPAHLRMMRLDGYGTLENSSLEGSGSSLP from the exons ATGGGAGAGACCAGCCAGGCCGCCGGACCGGGGttgccttcctccccctctccttctcctccctccccgcGCTCCGCCTGCAGCCTCTCCCCGACGGTCGGGAAAGGGACCCCGCGGCCCGGCGGGGACATCACTGGG CATCTCACTTTCCCCCTGCTGTCGGTCACCCTTCTGGTGTCTTTTGGCTCCTCCATGCTCTATGGCTACAACCTTGCCGTGGTGAACTCACCAGCAGTG cacatAAAGGCTTTCTACAATGCCACGTGGTCCCAGCGGTACGGACATGAGCTGACCCCTGGCCCCTTGACCCTCCTCTACTCCCTGACTGTCTCCATCTTtgccctgggagggctggtgGGCTCCCTGCTGGTTGGGATGCTGGTGGAGCGATATGGCAG GAATGGCGCTCTGAGCCGCAGTGCTCTCCTCGTCCTCCTGGCCGGCGGCTTCATGGGCTTCAGCCGGGAGCTGGGGTCCCCCGAGATGGTGATCATCGGTCGCTCCATCACAGGGCTCCACTCAG GTATCTGTCTCAGCGTGGTGCCCCTCTACCTGGGAGAAATTGCCCCCAAGAACCTGCGGGGTTTCCTGGGCCTCATGCCCAGTATCTTCATCTGCCTGGGGGTTTTTGCTGCACAGGTCCTGagcctcccagagctgctgggtgAG GACAGATTCTGGCCCCTTTTGCTGTCAGTGGTGGTTGTTCCtgcctccctccagctcctgctgctgcactgcttCCCCGAGAGCCCACGATACCTGCTGATAGAGAGAAATGATGTCTGTGGAGCCACCAAGG cactgcACCAGTTCCTGGGGACCCCTGATGTACAGGATGTGATCAAGGAGATGAAGGAGGAGCAGCGGTCACTCTCCTCCATGGAGATGGTCTCTGTGTGGCAGCTGCTGCGGGACCGCTCCGTCCACTGGCAGACCCTCTCGGTGGTGGTGGTGAACGCCGGCATGCAGCTCTCAGGGATTGATGCC ATTTGGTTTTACACCAATGTCATCTTCGAGAACGTCGGGATCCCTGTGTCCCAGATCCCCTACACCACCGTGGGCACTGGTGCCATTGAAATCATCGCTGGGCTGATTGGG TGCTTCACCATCGAGAAGGTGGGCCGGCGGCCTCTCATCATCACTGGCTTCTGTGCCATGGGCATCTGCTCAGCTGGCATCActgtctccctgctgctgcag gctgccctgccctggaTGCACTACGTCAGCATCGCCTGCGTGGTCGGCATCATCGCTGGCTTCTGCATGGGACCAg ctggTGTCTCCTTCCTGATGACAGCCGAGCTCTTCACGCAGTCGCACCGCCCAGCTGCCTACATTGTGGGGGGGTCCCTCAACTGGCTCTGCAACTTCACCATTGGCTTCATCTTCCCCTTCCTGCAG ATGTCAGCCGGTGCCTTTTGCTACCTGGTTTTCTGTGGTGTCTGCCTGCTGGTGGCCCTGTACATCTACTTCATCATCCCTGAGACCAAGAACAAAACCTTCATGGAGATCAGTCACATCTTTGCCACCCGCCGCTCCGtcctctccatcccagcccatcTCAGAATGATGAGGCTCGATGGCTATGGGACCTTGGAGAACAGCTCCCTGGAGGGCTCAGGATCCAGCCTGCCCTGA